TCCGGTACTCCTTGACCTCGTCCATGGAGTTCCAGCCCTCGTACATCTCAAGCCATCCGTTGAAATCCATGAGCTCCTCATCCAGGTGGGGCTCGTGCATCTTCAGCCAGACGTTGAACAGGTACATCTCGACCTTGAATTTGGCGTCGTCGAAAACCTGGGGCAGTACCGAGGCTTCGTACTTCTGGCCGTCCAGGCGGGCGGCGACGAAGGTGCAGACATTGTCCTGGGAACGCTGGTAGTCGAGTTCCGCGTCATTGACCATTTCCGCGAACGGGAACAGGCCGGGCAGGTCCTTCTCGATCTTCTTCAGCGTGTCTTCCGGGATCTCGATCCACAGCTTGTCGTCTTTTTCGACAACGAAATAAAAACGGAGCCACTGGTCGAACTGGAATATTTCGACGGCATCCTTGATCGCACTTTTTACGCTGACGCTTCTGAGCATTGTACTGATCCTTTGGAATTTGAGCTTGGAGACGGGAATATGGACATCATACCGTTTCGAGTCAAGGGGAAATCGGGCACGCGAGGGGTAGACAAAGGGGTTGCAGTTGTTATATGAAGTGCGGCTCGCAAGACAGAAATGCCCTTACCGGGCCGAAATATTAAGGAGACAATCATGGCACGCCACAAGAAGCACGAACGCAAGAAAGAACTGGACCGCAAGCGTCAACGCCGTCAGAAGGCCATCAAGGCCCGCATCAAGGAAGCCAAGGCCGCCAAGGCTTAAGGCAAGTCGTTCGCGTGCGCCGCATTTGCGGCGGCGCATCGCGTCCCCCGGGCCGCCGTCAGCGCGGGTCTGGGTATCAGCCGCGCCCCGCATGAGGCGCAGAGAATTTGCTTTTCCGTTGAAGGAATACGTTACGTCATGCCTATCTACGAGTATCAATGCCAAGCCTGCCACGCCATTTTCGAGGAGTGGCAGTCCGGTTTCAAGGATCAGGAAGTGCCCTGCCCCGAATGCGGCGGGGAATCCAAGAAGCTTATTTCCCATTCCTCTTTCCATCTGAAGGGAGGAGGGTGGTACGCCGACGGCTACGGCGCGAAGAGCGCCGGTAACCAGCCCGGCGAAGCGCAAACACCCAAGGCGGACTCCGGGACCAAGACACCGGACAAAACCGAGACGGCCCCGGCATCAGCGTGCCCCGCGAAGGCGGACACGTCCAGCGCCGGGTCCGCGTCCTAAAAGCGCGTCAAAGGCAGCATCCGCTGCCTTTTTTTATTGGGTCCGCGCCCCTTGAGTTTTTGCGGCTCCATTGCCATAGTATGCCGTTCGCGCGGCCGAGCACCCTAACACGGAGAGAAGAAAACGATGCTTGAACGGTATTCCCGTCCCGAGATGCGGGCTTTGTGGACCCTGGAGAACAAGTTCCGGGTCTGGTTGGAAGTGGAACTGGCGGTGGTCCGGGCCTGGACCGAGATGGGCGAGGTCCCGCAGGAAGCCTGCGACGAGATCGTCGAGAAGGCGGATTTCGATGTGGACCGCATTCTGGAGATCGAAGAGACCACCAAACACGACGTCATCGCGTTTCTTTCCGCGGTGGAGGAAAAGGTCGGTCCCAGCTCCCGCTACATCCATCTTGGCTGCACCTCCTCGGACATCGTGGACACGGCCAACGGCCTGCTCCTGACCCGCGCGGGCGGCATCATCGCCGAGGGCATCGACCGGCTGCTTGAAGTCCTGAAAGCGCTGGCCTTCAAACACCGGGGCCTTCTGTGCATGGGCCGGACCCACGGCATCCACGCCGAGCCGACCACCTACGGCCTGAAGTTCACCGGTTTCTACGCCGAGTTTGCCAGGCACAAGGCCCGCTTCGAAGCGGCACGCGAGAACATCCGCGTGGGCAAGCTGTCCGGCGCGGTGGGAACCTTCGCCCATTCCGGCCCCGAACTGGAGGAGCGCACCTGCGGATACCTCGGCCTTGAGCCTGATCCGCATTCCACCCAGATCGTGCAGCGCGACCGCTACGCACAATTTTTCACCGCCCTGGCCATGCTGGCCGGTGGCATCGAGCGCCTTGGACTGGAGCTGCGCCACCTGCAGCGCACCGAGGTCTCCGAGGTGGAGGAAGGCTTCACCAAGGGACAGAAAGGCTCCTCGGCCATGCCCCACAAGAAGAACCCCATTTCCGCCGAAAACCTGTGCGGCCTGTCCCGCGTCATTCGGGGCAACGCCGTGGCCTCCATGGAAAATCAGGCCCTGTGGCACGAGCGCGACATCTCCCATTCCTCGGTGGAGCGGGTCATCATGCCGGACTCCACCGCGCTGGTCGATTACATGCTCCATCGCATGGCGGGCGTGCTTGAGCGGCTCGTGGTCAAGGAGGACGTCATTCAGCGCAACCTGCTGAGTTCCTTTGGCCTCTTCTACTCGCAGCGGGTCCTGAACAAGCTCATCAATACCGGACTCAAGCGCCAGGAAGCTTACGAGATGGTCCAGAAAGTGGCCATGCGCTGCTGGGAAAACCGCGTTCAGTTCGAGGACGAGATCCGTAACGACCCGGAAGTTAATAAGCATCTCGTTTCTAACGATCTTGACGAAGCTTTTGACCCTTCGTATTACAAACGGTATGAGGATGTGGTTTTCGACCGCGTTTTTGAGGGAAACTAAAGTAACGGAACTCCAATCAAGGCTGGCCGCGACTTCACGCTGACGCCGGGGAAAAACGACGATTGTTTCGACTGTCTGCGGGCGCTGAGTGCGCCCGGGACGGCAGTCTGATCAAACGGCTTTCGTCGAGATGCTCAAGGGCTGCGCGTCGGGGAACGTAGGCTGCCGGGAACGCCTGAAGGGGGCGGAGCTCACGCTCAACGCCAACTTCATACACAGGCAACGGCTGGCCGCGGGGAAATAGGGCTCGCCGGGGAGACGCGAAATCCGGTTTCGGGGTAACCAGGAGCGTTAGTAGAGTATATGCGGGTAGTTTTCATCATCCTGACAATCATCATGTCCGCGTCCACGGCTCTGGCCGGGGGGTGGACGCCTATGCTCTCCTCCCACACCTATGGGCCGAAGCGGATCATCGCCGTGGACAAGGGAGCCCAGCAACTGATCGTCCTTGAACAGCGGTCTCCTCTGCACGAGGTTCGCCGTTTTCCGTGCACCACGGGTCAGTCCATGGGCGACAAGGCCGTTGAAGGCGACATGCGCACCCCGGAAGGCGTCTACTTCGTGGGGCATCGCATCAATCGCAAGCTGGACTGGGGGCTGTACGGCAACATCGCCTATTCCCTGAACTATCCCAACCCCATCGATCGCATCAAAGGCAAGACCGGGTCCGGCATCTGGCTGCATGGCCGGGGCAAGACCTTCCTGCCCCGCGATACCATGGGCTGCGTGGCCCTCAAGGTTCCGGATATGAAGAACGTGGCCCTGGATGCCGTCTACGGCACCCCGGTGGTCATCGCCAACGACGTCAACTGGTCCGCCGAGCCGGGCGAGAGCGAGGTCACGGCCCTGACCCTGGCCAAGATGCTTGAGGCCTGGGCCCATGACTGGGGCGCCAAGGACGACAAGTTCTTCTCCTATTACGACGCCTCGCTGCTCGAGCTGTCCGAAGGGTTGGATTTTGAAGGGTTCGAGGAGCACAAGCGCAACATCTTCGCCTCCCAGCCCTGGATACAGGTCATGGTTGGCAACGTCCAAGCCGTACCCGGTCCCGGCTATTGGGTGACCTGGTTCGACCAGTATTACCGGACCAAGG
The sequence above is a segment of the uncultured Pseudodesulfovibrio sp. genome. Coding sequences within it:
- a CDS encoding zinc ribbon domain-containing protein, coding for MPIYEYQCQACHAIFEEWQSGFKDQEVPCPECGGESKKLISHSSFHLKGGGWYADGYGAKSAGNQPGEAQTPKADSGTKTPDKTETAPASACPAKADTSSAGSAS
- the purB gene encoding adenylosuccinate lyase, translated to MLERYSRPEMRALWTLENKFRVWLEVELAVVRAWTEMGEVPQEACDEIVEKADFDVDRILEIEETTKHDVIAFLSAVEEKVGPSSRYIHLGCTSSDIVDTANGLLLTRAGGIIAEGIDRLLEVLKALAFKHRGLLCMGRTHGIHAEPTTYGLKFTGFYAEFARHKARFEAARENIRVGKLSGAVGTFAHSGPELEERTCGYLGLEPDPHSTQIVQRDRYAQFFTALAMLAGGIERLGLELRHLQRTEVSEVEEGFTKGQKGSSAMPHKKNPISAENLCGLSRVIRGNAVASMENQALWHERDISHSSVERVIMPDSTALVDYMLHRMAGVLERLVVKEDVIQRNLLSSFGLFYSQRVLNKLINTGLKRQEAYEMVQKVAMRCWENRVQFEDEIRNDPEVNKHLVSNDLDEAFDPSYYKRYEDVVFDRVFEGN
- a CDS encoding L,D-transpeptidase family protein; its protein translation is MRVVFIILTIIMSASTALAGGWTPMLSSHTYGPKRIIAVDKGAQQLIVLEQRSPLHEVRRFPCTTGQSMGDKAVEGDMRTPEGVYFVGHRINRKLDWGLYGNIAYSLNYPNPIDRIKGKTGSGIWLHGRGKTFLPRDTMGCVALKVPDMKNVALDAVYGTPVVIANDVNWSAEPGESEVTALTLAKMLEAWAHDWGAKDDKFFSYYDASLLELSEGLDFEGFEEHKRNIFASQPWIQVMVGNVQAVPGPGYWVTWFDQYYRTKGMASTTGKRFYWVQDDQGRWRIAGREYVPASEQLDAKYLASKEGEARALVEKWREAWLKQDAEAYENFYESDARQGDRKGAADIAEYKKTLWGEKPPVRLEVDDLKVALHPMGLKVAFDQVFADASGYADRGRKTLILVPEGDTWKIDSEQWRRMR